The proteins below are encoded in one region of Podarcis raffonei isolate rPodRaf1 chromosome 6, rPodRaf1.pri, whole genome shotgun sequence:
- the LKAAEAR1 gene encoding protein LKAAEAR1 isoform X2, translating into MSKGGALQRNKFTVRHQKRSSASETNKMTPAQMARYLAFADPSQPKVKEMLAAVLMKDRNLVPEEEKVAEQKNLIGVLKATEARNRLRNTRLQYQNLRAQEINFLISFQRNAKGAVRLEVFLPPRKNLRKLADCMNTVQRSRIEEILEDETARF; encoded by the exons ATGTCCAAAGGCGGAGCGCTCCAGAGAAATAAGTTCACCGTGCGACACCAGAAGCGTTCGAGCGCCAGCGAAACGAACAAGATGACTCCGGCGCAGATGGCGCGCTACTTGGCCTTTGCTGACCCCAGTCAGCCCAAGGTGAAAGAGATGCTGGCTGCCGTCCTCATGAAGGACAGGAATTTGGTGCCGGAAGAGGAAAAGGTGGCGGAACAGAAGAACCTCATCGGGGTCCTAAAGGCCACCGAGGCTCGGAACCGGCTCCGGAACACGAGGCTCCAGTACCAGAATCTGAGA GCACAAGAGATCAACTTCCTGATCTCCTTCCAGAGGAACGCTAAAGGTGCTGTGAGGCTCGAGGTCTTCCTCCCACCCAGGAAGAACCTTAGAAAACTAGCAGACTGCATGAACACAGTCCAG AGAAGCCGGATTGAAGAGATTCTGGAAGATGAAACGG CGAGATTCTAG
- the LKAAEAR1 gene encoding protein LKAAEAR1 isoform X1 yields the protein MSKGGALQRNKFTVRHQKRSSASETNKMTPAQMARYLAFADPSQPKVKEMLAAVLMKDRNLVPEEEKVAEQKNLIGVLKATEARNRLRNTRLQYQNLRAQEINFLISFQRNAKGAVRLEVFLPPRKNLRKLADCMNTVQRSRIEEILEDETGEVYIRKP from the exons ATGTCCAAAGGCGGAGCGCTCCAGAGAAATAAGTTCACCGTGCGACACCAGAAGCGTTCGAGCGCCAGCGAAACGAACAAGATGACTCCGGCGCAGATGGCGCGCTACTTGGCCTTTGCTGACCCCAGTCAGCCCAAGGTGAAAGAGATGCTGGCTGCCGTCCTCATGAAGGACAGGAATTTGGTGCCGGAAGAGGAAAAGGTGGCGGAACAGAAGAACCTCATCGGGGTCCTAAAGGCCACCGAGGCTCGGAACCGGCTCCGGAACACGAGGCTCCAGTACCAGAATCTGAGA GCACAAGAGATCAACTTCCTGATCTCCTTCCAGAGGAACGCTAAAGGTGCTGTGAGGCTCGAGGTCTTCCTCCCACCCAGGAAGAACCTTAGAAAACTAGCAGACTGCATGAACACAGTCCAG AGAAGCCGGATTGAAGAGATTCTGGAAGATGAAACGGGTGAGGTCTATATCAGAAAGCCTTGA